A genomic window from Fibrobacterota bacterium includes:
- a CDS encoding amidophosphoribosyltransferase translates to MVDELHEECGVIGIWGLPRAVHATAMGLHAMQHRGQESSGVAVSDGLEVRHVRAMGLVSRLTEQLASSPELPGSAAIGHVRYSTAGGSLLLNAQPFLIRHKRGPLAIAHNGNLINAGQLRRQMEELGHIFQSTSDTETILHLIARHPGDDLDEAVRHSLAQVKGSYCVVLLARDRLYVGRDPLGIRPLCLGRLDKSWVVASESCAFDLLGATYVRDIEPGELLVIDEKGPRSLRIAESGKPAHCIFEYVYFSRPDSLIFGHSCDKIRRRLGKQLAHEAPADADVVIAVPDSSNTAALGFAQRSGIRFEIGLLRNHYVGRTFIDPTQAGRESKVKLKFNPIAGVLKGRRVVLVDDSIVRGTTLRSLCKMVREAGAVEIHVRISSPPVRHPCFYGMDFPTEAELLASNMTVEDMRKYLGVESLGYLSIDGMVSAARELEGNFCTGCFSGAYPDEELNKAHRDQISLGL, encoded by the coding sequence ATGGTCGACGAACTCCACGAAGAATGCGGTGTCATCGGGATCTGGGGCCTGCCGCGGGCCGTCCACGCAACTGCGATGGGACTGCACGCCATGCAGCACCGCGGCCAAGAATCCTCCGGGGTCGCCGTCTCCGACGGCCTGGAAGTGCGCCATGTGCGTGCGATGGGCTTGGTCAGCCGCCTGACCGAACAGTTGGCCTCCTCTCCGGAACTGCCAGGCTCGGCGGCGATCGGGCACGTGCGCTACAGCACCGCAGGCGGATCCCTCCTTCTGAACGCCCAACCGTTTCTGATCCGCCACAAGCGAGGCCCTCTGGCCATCGCCCACAATGGCAACCTGATCAACGCAGGGCAGTTGCGTCGCCAAATGGAAGAGCTGGGACACATCTTCCAGTCCACTTCCGACACCGAAACCATCCTGCATCTGATCGCCCGCCACCCCGGCGACGATCTGGATGAAGCCGTCCGCCATTCGCTCGCCCAAGTCAAGGGCAGCTACTGCGTGGTGCTGTTGGCTCGCGACCGTCTATACGTGGGGCGCGATCCGCTGGGCATCCGTCCCCTGTGCCTGGGACGCCTGGACAAGTCGTGGGTGGTCGCCTCCGAATCCTGCGCATTCGACCTTCTAGGCGCCACCTACGTTCGCGACATCGAACCCGGCGAACTGTTGGTGATCGACGAAAAGGGCCCGCGCAGCCTGCGCATCGCCGAATCCGGCAAGCCCGCCCACTGCATCTTCGAATACGTCTACTTCAGCCGCCCCGACAGTTTGATCTTCGGACACTCCTGCGACAAGATCCGTCGTCGCCTGGGCAAGCAGCTGGCCCACGAGGCCCCCGCCGACGCCGACGTGGTGATCGCCGTTCCGGACAGCTCCAACACCGCGGCGCTGGGTTTCGCGCAACGCTCCGGGATCCGCTTCGAGATCGGACTTCTGCGCAACCACTACGTGGGACGGACATTCATCGATCCCACCCAGGCCGGGCGCGAGAGCAAGGTCAAACTCAAATTCAACCCCATCGCAGGCGTTCTGAAAGGACGTCGCGTGGTGCTGGTGGACGACTCCATCGTGCGCGGCACCACCTTGCGCAGCCTCTGCAAGATGGTCCGCGAGGCCGGCGCCGTGGAAATCCACGTGCGCATCAGCTCGCCCCCGGTGCGCCATCCATGCTTCTATGGCATGGACTTCCCCACGGAAGCGGAGCTGTTGGCTTCCAACATGACCGTGGAGGACATGCGCAAGTACCTGGGCGTGGAATCGCTGGGTTACCTGTCCATCGATGGCATGGTGTCGGCCGCCCGGGAACTGGAAGGCAACTTCTGCACGGGCTGCTTCTCCGGCGCCTACCCGGATGAAGAACTCAACAAGGCGCACCGCGACCAGATCAGCCTCGGGCTGTAA
- the miaB gene encoding tRNA (N6-isopentenyl adenosine(37)-C2)-methylthiotransferase MiaB: MNEYDSSLVSGLLEERGYQPTQDLSIADLILVNTCSVREKAETTALEKLRSIAHHKRRRPGVRLGVLGCMAENKRETILERIPEVDLLLGPDHYDRLGEVLDRPRSVATPISALGPDRNQTYEGLFPAANANVSAFVAIQRGCDFKCAYCIVPTTRGPERSRPSDDILREVRHLVSKGVVEVTLLGQTVNAWRADLSFSDLLRRLGQVDGLKRIRFTSPHPRYFTESVCQAMAEVPSVCPHVHMPVQSGSTAVLRAMRRQYTRDQYLAIVERIRRHMSTAAITTDIIAGFPGETESDHRDTLSMMESVRFDASFMFAYSPRPGTPAADLVESLTAEEKQHRLQEIIDLQMTHTFQRLDEQVGSRTEILLEGPNRREPKEWFGKTPQFHKVVVHPDRPCVAGQILPVRIAARRGQVLWGEA; the protein is encoded by the coding sequence ATGAACGAGTACGACAGTTCCTTGGTATCAGGCCTTTTGGAAGAACGCGGCTACCAGCCCACCCAAGACCTGTCCATCGCGGATCTGATCCTGGTCAATACCTGTTCGGTCCGGGAAAAGGCGGAGACCACCGCCCTGGAAAAGCTCCGGTCCATCGCACACCACAAGCGCCGACGGCCCGGGGTGCGGCTGGGTGTGCTGGGCTGCATGGCCGAGAACAAACGCGAGACCATCCTGGAGCGCATCCCGGAGGTGGATCTGCTTCTGGGTCCGGACCACTACGACCGTTTGGGCGAAGTCCTGGACCGGCCTCGATCCGTGGCCACCCCCATTTCCGCCTTGGGCCCCGATCGCAACCAGACCTACGAAGGCCTTTTCCCCGCCGCCAACGCCAATGTATCGGCCTTCGTGGCCATCCAGCGCGGGTGCGATTTCAAGTGTGCCTACTGTATTGTTCCGACCACGCGCGGACCGGAACGCTCACGGCCCTCCGACGACATCCTTCGCGAAGTGCGCCATCTGGTGAGCAAAGGGGTGGTGGAAGTCACCCTGTTGGGCCAGACCGTCAACGCGTGGCGCGCGGATCTGTCGTTTTCAGACCTTTTGCGCCGGCTCGGCCAGGTGGACGGGCTCAAGCGCATCCGTTTCACCAGCCCCCACCCCCGGTACTTCACGGAATCCGTCTGCCAAGCGATGGCGGAAGTTCCTTCAGTGTGTCCTCACGTGCACATGCCCGTGCAAAGCGGATCCACCGCGGTGCTTCGCGCCATGCGCCGCCAGTACACCCGCGACCAATACCTGGCGATCGTGGAGCGCATCCGCCGCCACATGTCAACAGCCGCCATCACCACCGACATCATCGCGGGCTTTCCCGGCGAGACGGAATCCGACCACCGCGACACCCTGTCCATGATGGAGAGCGTCCGTTTCGACGCATCGTTCATGTTCGCGTATTCGCCCCGCCCCGGCACCCCTGCGGCGGACTTGGTGGAATCCCTGACCGCCGAAGAAAAACAACACCGCCTCCAGGAGATCATCGATCTCCAGATGACCCACACCTTCCAACGCCTGGACGAACAGGTGGGATCCCGCACCGAGATCCTGCTGGAGGGTCCCAACCGCCGCGAGCCCAAGGAATGGTTCGGGAAGACACCCCAATTCCACAAGGTGGTGGTTCACCCCGATCGCCCTTGCGTGGCCGGCCAGATTCTTCCCGTGCGCATCGCCGCCCGGCGCGGACAGGTGCTCTGGGGCGAGGCATGA
- a CDS encoding class I SAM-dependent methyltransferase: protein MTAPAGKRHPLRINVASEKRLREGSPWVYHDGITEGGESAVSGDLGVVFDRKGRFLAAGLLDPDSPIRLRVLQAIKPETIDEAWYFRRFSEAVALRGPLRERARKTNGFRLVNGESDHFPGLIADRYADTVVLKLYTTAWIPHLPIVLNALVTAFPHERTVLRLNRSCIRSKPLLKGYSDGQVLRGSPLSGPVIFQENGLSFEAEPIVGQKTGFFLDQRDNRARVGELSGGLDVLNVFSYTGGFSLYAARGGATSVASVDISRPATEAAIRNFTLNKSDRSVAACHHEPICQDAFQVLEGFARQGRSFDLVILDPPMFAQSSAQVDQALQAYARLTAAGLSVLRPGGILVQASCSNRVSATDFFRCIHHAATLAGRPLQEIERTGHGIDHPVTFSDGSYLKCLFARA, encoded by the coding sequence GTGACGGCCCCTGCGGGCAAGCGTCACCCCCTTCGGATCAACGTCGCCAGCGAAAAGCGCCTGCGCGAAGGCTCTCCATGGGTCTACCACGACGGCATCACGGAAGGCGGCGAATCGGCCGTTTCCGGCGATCTGGGCGTGGTGTTCGATCGCAAAGGACGTTTTTTGGCAGCGGGCTTGCTGGACCCCGACTCCCCCATCCGGCTTCGGGTGCTGCAGGCCATCAAACCGGAAACCATCGATGAAGCCTGGTATTTCCGGCGCTTTTCGGAAGCGGTGGCGTTGCGCGGTCCCTTGCGGGAGCGCGCCCGCAAGACCAACGGATTTCGGCTGGTCAACGGCGAATCGGACCACTTTCCGGGCCTGATCGCGGATCGTTATGCCGACACCGTGGTGCTCAAGCTCTACACCACCGCCTGGATTCCGCACCTGCCCATCGTGCTGAACGCCTTGGTGACGGCCTTCCCGCACGAACGGACCGTCCTGCGTTTGAACCGTTCCTGCATCCGCTCCAAGCCGCTCCTGAAGGGTTACTCCGACGGTCAGGTGCTGCGCGGCTCACCGTTGTCCGGACCGGTGATCTTCCAGGAAAACGGCCTTTCCTTCGAGGCGGAGCCCATCGTGGGCCAGAAGACGGGTTTTTTCCTGGACCAGCGCGACAATCGCGCCCGCGTGGGCGAGCTCTCCGGCGGACTGGACGTGCTCAACGTGTTCAGCTACACCGGAGGATTCTCGCTCTATGCCGCGCGCGGCGGGGCCACATCGGTGGCCAGCGTGGACATTTCCCGTCCCGCCACGGAAGCGGCCATCCGCAATTTCACGCTCAACAAGTCCGACCGCTCCGTGGCCGCCTGCCACCACGAGCCCATCTGCCAGGACGCTTTCCAAGTATTGGAAGGCTTCGCGCGCCAAGGCCGGTCGTTCGATCTGGTGATCTTGGATCCACCGATGTTCGCACAGTCCAGCGCCCAAGTGGACCAAGCCCTCCAAGCCTACGCGCGCCTCACCGCCGCGGGCCTTTCCGTGTTGCGCCCGGGCGGAATCCTGGTGCAGGCTTCCTGCTCCAATCGCGTGAGCGCCACCGACTTCTTCCGGTGCATCCATCACGCCGCCACCCTGGCGGGCAGACCCTTGCAGGAGATCGAGCGCACCGGCCACGGCATCGACCACCCGGTGACATTTTCCGACGGAAGCTACCTCAAATGCCTGTTCGCGAGGGCCTGA
- a CDS encoding glycosyltransferase yields MISVAMATCQGARLLGPQLGSILAELSMEDQVVIADATSTDGTLEVVRSFCDPRVEIVPGLARGQIPETFEAALRQCRGDTIFLSDQDDLWLPGKVRSCVQALDRTRASLVVHDAVVVDGQGKVLAESFSSLVGFRPGFWRNLLRPGYLGCATAFRRELLDIALPFPEQLPMHDWWLGLLAERRGGTCRLDTPLIHHVIHGANASFQPGRSRYSYPRRLLFRLTMLRNVAARLRNKP; encoded by the coding sequence GTGATCTCGGTGGCCATGGCCACCTGCCAAGGCGCGCGCCTGCTGGGACCCCAGCTGGGATCCATCCTCGCGGAACTTTCCATGGAAGACCAGGTCGTCATCGCCGACGCCACCTCCACCGACGGCACGCTGGAGGTGGTCCGCTCCTTTTGCGATCCTCGCGTGGAGATCGTTCCCGGTCTCGCCAGAGGACAAATTCCGGAAACCTTTGAGGCGGCTTTGCGCCAGTGCCGTGGCGACACCATCTTCCTCTCCGACCAGGACGACCTCTGGCTTCCCGGCAAGGTCCGATCCTGCGTGCAGGCGCTGGACCGAACCCGCGCGAGCCTGGTGGTCCACGACGCGGTGGTGGTGGATGGCCAGGGGAAGGTCCTGGCGGAATCGTTTTCGAGTCTGGTCGGATTCCGTCCGGGGTTCTGGCGCAACCTCTTGCGCCCGGGCTACCTCGGGTGCGCCACGGCCTTTCGCCGCGAGCTGCTGGACATCGCCCTGCCCTTTCCCGAGCAGCTTCCCATGCACGACTGGTGGCTGGGCCTGCTGGCCGAACGGCGCGGCGGCACATGCCGCCTGGACACTCCTCTCATCCATCACGTCATTCACGGCGCCAACGCGAGCTTCCAGCCAGGGCGCAGCCGCTACTCCTACCCTCGCCGACTGTTGTTCCGTTTGACCATGCTGCGAAACGTGGCGGCGCGCCTGAGGAACAAGCCATGA
- a CDS encoding response regulator, whose product MPSLLAVLAIALLTAGALFLGMALGSWRQRKGLGKAAQVRENRELEEAKAELAQLRAECAQHEVRARKLLENRRRNDDIFRHLRQGVVVLDQELAVEWSNPAARRLTHRTSVQILGAAFDAIEWRSNEGPKSFDRAHPSPWRQCLETGSPVDPVQFALSLDGRMIWLELFCFPAYDPQGDAGQVVVLLEDVTKLIGSSREISRLQNELGSRHDVSELSTRSVRGSSLPSSSPPRSDLPQTNPGTGAIRVLLVEDNPVNQAVAMGILRKLGLELEMVADGQQALERLAKSSFQLVFMDCQMPVMDGYEATRRIRDPASDVLNHAIPIVAVTANALKGDREKCLACGMDDYLPKPVTRDGFEQALTRWIPGWVAAVISSFPVEMADPPSRVPAPVQREVFDRSALVRRLLGQEELVGTLLGMFFQDTPGQMDELEKAIIEDRWPDAQRLAHGLKGTLANLEARSAAQAASVVEHGCRTANAQVVKDALGDLREEIDKAKEAMHASL is encoded by the coding sequence ATGCCCAGCCTGCTGGCCGTTCTCGCCATCGCCCTCCTGACGGCGGGAGCGTTGTTTCTTGGCATGGCTCTGGGCTCTTGGCGCCAGAGGAAAGGCCTGGGCAAGGCGGCCCAGGTGAGGGAAAATCGGGAACTGGAAGAGGCGAAAGCGGAGCTGGCGCAGCTGCGAGCGGAATGCGCACAGCACGAGGTCAGAGCCAGGAAGCTTCTGGAAAATCGTCGTCGAAACGACGACATTTTCCGGCATCTGCGACAAGGCGTGGTGGTCCTCGATCAGGAGTTGGCGGTGGAGTGGAGCAATCCCGCCGCGCGGCGCCTGACCCATCGCACCAGTGTGCAGATCCTCGGCGCGGCCTTCGACGCCATCGAGTGGCGATCCAACGAGGGTCCCAAATCTTTCGATCGGGCCCATCCGAGCCCTTGGCGCCAATGCTTGGAAACCGGCTCTCCGGTGGATCCTGTCCAATTCGCGTTGTCGCTGGATGGTCGGATGATCTGGCTGGAACTGTTTTGTTTCCCGGCCTACGACCCGCAGGGGGATGCCGGCCAGGTGGTCGTGCTCCTGGAGGATGTGACCAAGCTGATCGGATCCAGTCGCGAGATCAGCCGGTTGCAAAACGAGCTGGGCAGCAGGCACGACGTCTCGGAGCTTTCCACCAGAAGCGTACGGGGATCGAGCTTGCCGTCCTCCTCGCCGCCCAGGAGCGATCTGCCGCAGACGAATCCGGGCACGGGGGCGATTCGGGTGTTGCTGGTGGAAGACAACCCCGTGAACCAAGCGGTGGCGATGGGGATATTGCGCAAGCTGGGGTTGGAACTGGAGATGGTCGCCGATGGTCAACAGGCGCTGGAGCGCCTGGCGAAGTCCTCGTTCCAACTGGTGTTCATGGATTGCCAGATGCCTGTGATGGATGGTTACGAGGCCACTCGCCGCATCCGCGATCCAGCCTCGGATGTCCTCAACCACGCCATTCCGATCGTCGCGGTCACCGCCAATGCGCTGAAAGGGGATCGGGAAAAGTGTCTGGCCTGCGGGATGGACGACTACCTCCCCAAGCCTGTCACCCGCGATGGGTTCGAACAAGCCCTGACCAGATGGATTCCCGGCTGGGTCGCGGCGGTGATCTCGTCGTTTCCGGTGGAAATGGCGGATCCGCCGTCCCGGGTTCCGGCTCCGGTGCAGCGCGAGGTCTTCGATCGCTCGGCGCTGGTGCGGAGGCTTCTCGGGCAGGAAGAATTGGTGGGAACCCTGTTGGGCATGTTCTTCCAGGACACCCCAGGGCAGATGGACGAGCTGGAGAAGGCGATCATCGAAGATCGTTGGCCGGATGCCCAGCGGTTGGCTCACGGCCTCAAGGGAACCCTGGCCAATCTGGAAGCCAGATCCGCGGCGCAAGCGGCAAGTGTGGTGGAGCACGGATGCCGTACGGCCAACGCCCAAGTCGTGAAGGACGCTTTGGGTGATCTTCGGGAGGAAATCGACAAAGCCAAGGAGGCGATGCATGCGTCTCTTTGA
- the recO gene encoding DNA repair protein RecO, translating into MALQTLRAVILRRIAFGDTSWILHVHAQEEGNLSLLARGARRPQSPLAGCVDPLTLAEFVVSTKSGRDLHTLTQAVCLQPRSGLHKDLPAMAAAMVCAETVLRLSGEGQSHPGLFAVLEAAMASLDRDGFRPSILWAFLGRFAEEMGWAMAVDHCPVCGSEEIRHPRVLSLAHGGFLCGPCGARSHQAPLEDPIARAIEDSAHGSEPAGVAWTRPQADRIEEIWFEHILRHSHMRPRLESRQFLAEVRA; encoded by the coding sequence TTGGCCCTCCAGACTCTCCGCGCCGTGATCCTGCGGCGCATCGCCTTCGGCGACACCTCCTGGATCCTGCATGTCCATGCGCAGGAGGAGGGGAACCTCTCCCTGTTGGCGCGCGGAGCTCGACGGCCGCAATCGCCCTTGGCGGGCTGCGTGGACCCCCTGACCTTGGCGGAATTCGTCGTGTCGACAAAATCCGGTCGCGACCTCCACACCCTGACCCAGGCGGTCTGTCTCCAGCCGCGGTCGGGACTGCACAAGGACCTCCCGGCCATGGCCGCCGCCATGGTGTGCGCGGAGACCGTGTTGCGGCTTTCCGGCGAAGGCCAGTCGCATCCGGGATTGTTCGCCGTCCTGGAAGCGGCCATGGCGTCCCTGGATCGTGATGGATTCCGTCCATCCATCCTCTGGGCGTTCCTGGGGCGGTTCGCCGAGGAGATGGGCTGGGCCATGGCGGTGGACCATTGCCCCGTCTGCGGCTCGGAGGAGATCCGCCATCCCCGTGTCCTGTCGCTCGCCCACGGCGGGTTCCTGTGCGGACCGTGCGGAGCCAGGTCCCACCAGGCGCCGCTGGAGGATCCCATCGCGAGGGCCATCGAAGACAGCGCGCATGGAAGCGAGCCCGCGGGCGTCGCATGGACGCGCCCGCAAGCGGACCGGATCGAGGAGATCTGGTTCGAACACATCCTGCGCCACTCCCACATGCGCCCCCGGCTGGAGTCGAGACAATTTCTGGCCGAGGTTCGCGCGTGA
- a CDS encoding HIT domain-containing protein, with product MSDLTLFQKIHQGAIPAKFLARRERCFAIEDIDAKAPFHALVIPVKPIPSLAALAEEDGLVVADCLALAADLAREHGLAKGWRLVANVGADGGQTVAHLHFHVLGGRHLGWPPG from the coding sequence ATGAGCGATCTGACCCTGTTCCAGAAGATCCACCAGGGGGCGATCCCCGCCAAGTTCCTTGCGCGGCGGGAGCGATGCTTCGCCATCGAGGACATCGACGCCAAGGCACCGTTCCACGCGCTGGTGATCCCCGTCAAGCCCATCCCATCGCTGGCCGCCTTGGCGGAAGAGGACGGCCTGGTCGTGGCGGATTGCCTGGCGTTGGCGGCCGACCTCGCGCGGGAACACGGCCTGGCCAAGGGCTGGCGTCTGGTGGCCAACGTGGGCGCCGATGGCGGGCAAACGGTGGCGCATCTGCATTTCCACGTGCTGGGCGGTCGGCATCTGGGGTGGCCCCCGGGCTGA
- a CDS encoding EamA family transporter: MPVREGLTGKSEERGVLAAYLAVCLFWGSTYLAMRVAVTHFPPDLFAGIRHGLSGAMILAWCVATGKRFPATLGGWARAAVPGILLLTIPNGIIMHAEQWVHSGITAVLLSITPLFVAVLEIPFERKNRMGIPGATLLLTGFVGTAILVLAGKSLGSIDLFGAGLILLASLFWAIGTMYSKFARYEGDLSTRVGIQMVTASLILIPFGSVRGEWAMAQWSHEAAWAMAFLVVFGSIVGYTANMYVLVKWPASLALTSAYVNPVVAVILGVLLLDERLDHWSFLGILITLGSVVGMHFWRFRKATVLN; this comes from the coding sequence ATGCCTGTTCGCGAGGGCCTGACCGGGAAATCCGAAGAACGCGGGGTCCTCGCGGCCTATCTCGCGGTTTGCCTTTTCTGGGGTTCCACGTATCTTGCCATGCGGGTGGCGGTGACCCACTTCCCGCCGGACTTGTTCGCCGGAATCCGCCACGGGCTGTCCGGAGCCATGATCCTCGCCTGGTGCGTGGCCACCGGCAAAAGGTTCCCCGCCACCCTTGGTGGGTGGGCACGCGCGGCGGTCCCGGGAATCCTGCTTCTGACCATCCCCAACGGGATCATCATGCACGCCGAGCAGTGGGTGCACTCCGGCATCACCGCGGTGCTGTTGTCCATCACCCCGCTGTTCGTGGCCGTGCTGGAGATCCCCTTCGAGCGCAAGAACAGAATGGGCATCCCCGGTGCGACCCTGTTGTTGACAGGTTTTGTCGGAACCGCCATCCTGGTGCTGGCGGGCAAGAGCCTGGGCTCCATCGATCTGTTCGGGGCCGGACTGATCCTTCTGGCCAGTCTGTTTTGGGCCATCGGGACCATGTACTCCAAGTTCGCGCGCTACGAGGGGGACCTTTCCACCCGGGTGGGAATCCAGATGGTCACCGCCTCCCTGATCCTGATCCCCTTCGGAAGCGTCCGCGGGGAATGGGCGATGGCGCAATGGTCGCACGAGGCGGCTTGGGCCATGGCGTTTCTGGTGGTGTTCGGGTCCATCGTGGGCTACACGGCCAACATGTACGTGCTCGTCAAATGGCCCGCCTCGCTGGCCCTGACATCCGCCTATGTGAACCCCGTGGTGGCCGTGATCCTCGGCGTTCTCCTGTTGGACGAACGCCTGGACCATTGGTCATTTCTAGGGATCCTGATCACCTTGGGCTCGGTGGTGGGCATGCACTTCTGGCGCTTCCGGAAGGCGACTGTCTTGAATTAG